One genomic region from Arthrobacter sp. FB24 encodes:
- a CDS encoding Lrp/AsnC family transcriptional regulator, with the protein MNVDALDAKIVRFFTDSPRASVLEASRVLKIARATVQSRLDRMTAGGVIGSWVPQPDPSRFGYPVVAFCSLTINQDLGHDAVVEALARIPELTEIHTVSGSSDLMARIVARSNPDLQRVLDAMIATKTVLRSSSVIVLNTHFQGRTLPLLEAAAAM; encoded by the coding sequence ATGAACGTGGACGCGCTGGATGCCAAAATTGTCCGATTCTTCACGGATTCACCCAGGGCATCGGTGCTCGAAGCCTCGCGGGTCCTGAAGATTGCCCGCGCCACGGTCCAGTCCCGGTTGGATCGGATGACCGCCGGCGGGGTTATCGGTTCCTGGGTACCCCAGCCGGACCCGTCCCGCTTCGGCTACCCCGTGGTGGCGTTCTGTTCGCTCACCATCAACCAGGACCTGGGCCATGACGCGGTGGTCGAAGCGCTGGCCCGCATTCCCGAACTTACGGAAATCCACACCGTTTCCGGCAGTTCGGACCTGATGGCACGGATCGTGGCTCGGTCCAACCCTGACCTGCAGCGGGTTCTGGACGCCATGATCGCCACCAAGACGGTGTTGCGGTCCTCGTCCGTGATTGTGCTGAACACCCACTTCCAGGGCCGAACCCTGCCGTTGCTCGAGGCCGCTGCCGCAATGTGA
- a CDS encoding alpha/beta fold hydrolase: MSGRHTGEQHHHTVEGTDPQLYVEVHEPETDAGLRPVLLLHGFSSSTKLNWQDTGWLAALLDAGRRVITVDLPGHGRSGAPEDMDSYSPSRIRADLLQVAFDAGVRPLRDGDPASGLDVIGYSLGSRLAWEFGATQPELVHRLVLGGPNIADPLAAFDLVAAQRYLADGTPIADGSTAALLKMALGLPSNNVFALLSLVEAIKGEPFDPAEAVPHMPMLLVAGEKDDRAATMPELAELGAKTGALVEQLLIPGRNHSNVITSRAFKQAATEFLGV, encoded by the coding sequence ATGAGCGGCAGGCACACCGGCGAGCAGCACCACCACACGGTGGAGGGCACCGACCCCCAGCTTTATGTGGAGGTGCACGAACCGGAAACCGATGCCGGCCTGCGCCCCGTCCTGCTACTGCACGGATTTTCCTCCTCCACCAAGCTCAACTGGCAGGACACCGGCTGGCTGGCAGCCCTGCTGGACGCCGGCCGCCGCGTCATCACCGTGGACCTGCCCGGCCACGGCCGCAGCGGAGCTCCGGAAGACATGGACTCTTACAGCCCCAGCAGGATCCGCGCGGATCTCCTGCAGGTGGCGTTCGACGCCGGCGTCCGTCCTTTGCGCGACGGCGACCCCGCCAGCGGCCTTGACGTGATCGGCTACTCCCTGGGGTCGCGGCTCGCCTGGGAATTCGGCGCCACCCAGCCGGAACTCGTTCACCGGCTGGTCCTTGGCGGCCCCAACATCGCGGACCCGCTGGCGGCCTTCGACCTGGTGGCCGCACAGCGCTACCTCGCCGACGGCACGCCCATTGCGGACGGGTCCACGGCCGCCCTCCTGAAGATGGCCCTGGGGCTGCCCAGCAACAATGTCTTCGCGCTGTTGTCCCTGGTGGAAGCGATCAAAGGTGAGCCCTTCGATCCGGCCGAAGCCGTCCCGCATATGCCCATGCTGCTCGTGGCCGGGGAGAAGGACGACCGCGCAGCAACCATGCCCGAGCTCGCTGAACTGGGGGCCAAAACAGGGGCGCTTGTGGAACAACTACTGATCCCGGGCCGCAACCACAGCAATGTGATCACCAGCAGGGCGTTCAAGCAGGCAGCAACGGAGTTCCTGGGCGTTTAG
- a CDS encoding thiamine pyrophosphate-dependent enzyme, translating into MDSTPSAGNDAGQLPEPLSGLLSGQPAGPLTAGQLRELYSLMVAVRHLDTSAIAWQRQGLIPGYAPELGQEAAQVGSGYAVDTARDFVFPTYREMGVARAMGVDMVAYMSTHKATWHGGLYDPLESRLAPIQAVVAGSVLHAVGWAHGQTLDQTDGVAMAYFGDGASSQGDVHEAMNFAAVMRAPVVFFVQNNGWAISVPTERQVAGGSVAARAAGYGIPALRIDGNDVVAVVDATRRAFAHARAGHGPVLIEAMTYRRGPHSTSDDPGRYRSLNEERDDAGEDPLERFRKTLLADGVADEAFFAEALAAAKAEEEHIRAGIQALGSRPGTEMFDLVFQETTPALQAQAANWREESEHV; encoded by the coding sequence ATGGATAGCACGCCTTCCGCCGGCAACGACGCCGGCCAGCTGCCGGAACCACTTTCCGGCCTGCTGTCCGGTCAGCCGGCCGGGCCGCTGACCGCCGGCCAGCTCCGGGAACTGTATTCGCTGATGGTGGCGGTCCGGCACCTGGACACCTCCGCGATCGCCTGGCAGCGGCAGGGCCTCATCCCCGGCTACGCCCCCGAACTGGGCCAAGAGGCCGCCCAGGTGGGAAGCGGCTACGCCGTGGACACTGCCCGCGACTTCGTCTTCCCCACGTATCGCGAAATGGGCGTGGCCCGGGCCATGGGCGTGGACATGGTGGCCTACATGTCCACGCACAAGGCCACCTGGCACGGCGGGCTCTACGACCCCCTGGAATCCCGGCTCGCACCGATCCAGGCCGTGGTGGCCGGATCCGTGCTCCACGCGGTGGGCTGGGCCCACGGACAGACCCTGGATCAGACGGACGGCGTGGCAATGGCGTATTTCGGCGACGGCGCATCCTCCCAGGGCGACGTCCATGAAGCCATGAATTTCGCGGCAGTCATGAGGGCTCCGGTGGTCTTTTTTGTCCAGAACAACGGCTGGGCCATCTCGGTTCCCACCGAACGCCAGGTGGCCGGCGGCTCGGTGGCGGCCCGCGCTGCCGGCTACGGCATCCCGGCACTGCGGATCGACGGGAACGACGTCGTAGCAGTGGTGGATGCGACCCGGCGCGCCTTTGCGCACGCCCGGGCCGGCCATGGCCCGGTCCTCATCGAGGCAATGACCTACCGCCGCGGCCCGCACTCCACGTCCGATGACCCCGGCCGGTACCGTTCGCTCAACGAAGAGCGCGACGACGCCGGGGAAGATCCGCTGGAACGGTTCCGGAAGACGCTGCTCGCCGACGGCGTCGCCGACGAGGCCTTCTTTGCCGAAGCCTTGGCAGCCGCCAAAGCCGAAGAAGAACACATCCGGGCGGGGATCCAGGCGCTCGGCTCACGCCCCGGCACCGAAATGTTCGACCTGGTCTTCCAGGAAACCACGCCTGCCCTGCAGGCCCAGGCCGCCAACTGGCGCGAGGAGTCCGAACATGTCTAG
- a CDS encoding alpha-ketoacid dehydrogenase subunit beta has translation MSSAILEGGAGMADGTPRRGVEQLSMQQALNRALDEVLAGNPKSLVFGEDCGRLGGVFRITDGLQAKYGPGRVFDTPLAESGILGMSVGLAMAGFHPIPEVQFDGFAYPAINQIVCQIARMNYRSRGTMPMPITLRVPSFGGIRAPEHHGESLEALFAHVPGLKVVSPSNPHEAYHLLKYAATRPDPVIFMEPKSRYWQKGEVDFDSADPSGSPAGGPPTGAKVMREGRHLTLVAWGAMVARCLQVAELAAEDGIDVEVLDLRWLKPIDEAALAASVRKTRRAVVVHEAPRTSGLGAEVAQLITQSCFDTLKAPVERITGFDVPYPSGDLEDEYIPNIDRILFGIQRVLEYRRG, from the coding sequence ATGTCTAGCGCCATCCTGGAAGGCGGGGCCGGCATGGCCGACGGAACTCCACGCCGCGGAGTGGAACAGCTTTCCATGCAACAGGCCCTGAACCGGGCACTGGACGAGGTGCTGGCCGGAAACCCGAAATCACTGGTCTTCGGTGAGGACTGCGGCCGGCTGGGCGGCGTGTTCCGCATTACGGACGGTCTCCAGGCGAAGTATGGCCCCGGCCGGGTGTTTGACACCCCGCTGGCCGAGTCAGGCATCCTGGGCATGTCCGTGGGCCTGGCCATGGCCGGTTTCCACCCGATTCCCGAGGTCCAGTTCGACGGCTTCGCCTATCCGGCCATCAACCAGATCGTCTGCCAGATTGCCCGGATGAACTACCGCAGCCGCGGTACCATGCCGATGCCGATCACCCTGCGCGTGCCCAGCTTCGGCGGTATCCGCGCCCCGGAGCACCACGGGGAAAGCCTTGAAGCGCTCTTTGCACACGTGCCGGGCCTGAAGGTGGTCTCGCCTTCGAACCCGCATGAGGCCTACCACCTGCTCAAGTACGCCGCCACGCGGCCGGACCCGGTGATCTTCATGGAGCCCAAGTCCCGCTATTGGCAGAAAGGCGAGGTCGACTTCGACTCGGCAGACCCGTCCGGCTCCCCCGCCGGCGGCCCGCCCACCGGCGCAAAGGTCATGCGCGAAGGCCGCCACCTCACCCTCGTTGCCTGGGGCGCCATGGTGGCCCGCTGCCTGCAGGTCGCCGAGCTCGCCGCCGAGGACGGAATCGACGTCGAGGTCCTCGACCTGCGCTGGCTCAAACCGATCGACGAAGCCGCACTGGCGGCGTCAGTGCGGAAGACGCGGCGCGCCGTCGTCGTCCATGAAGCACCGCGGACTTCGGGGCTCGGCGCCGAAGTGGCCCAACTGATCACCCAAAGCTGCTTCGACACCCTCAAGGCCCCCGTGGAAAGGATCACCGGCTTCGACGTCCCGTACCCCTCCGGCGACCTCGAAGATGAATACATCCCGAACATTGACCGGATCCTCTTCGGGATCCAGCGAGTATTGGAGTACCGCCGTGGCTGA
- a CDS encoding NUDIX hydrolase → MYTSSANVAERQSAPPSLAISTVIFALRPSETSGRPTLWLPLVRRIREPFKDLWALPGGPLTHAESLQDAASRNLRETTGLAPNYLEQLYAFGGLHRSPTQRVVSIVYWALVQPTEAALADESENVRWFRADRLGDLAFDHNAIVDYALGRLRNKLAYGSVAYHLLGEYFTLAQVREVYEAVLDRELDPANFRRQLKSTPEIEETGEYLQGGKHRPPRLYRFTGRPGLDPDNRSTP, encoded by the coding sequence GTGTATACGAGCTCTGCCAACGTTGCCGAGCGGCAATCGGCGCCGCCGTCGCTCGCTATTTCCACGGTGATCTTCGCCCTCCGTCCCAGCGAGACGTCCGGACGTCCCACGCTGTGGCTCCCGCTGGTGCGCCGCATTCGTGAGCCGTTCAAGGACCTATGGGCGCTGCCCGGAGGTCCGCTGACCCACGCCGAATCCCTCCAGGATGCGGCGTCCCGGAACCTGCGGGAAACCACGGGGCTTGCCCCCAATTACCTGGAGCAGCTCTACGCCTTCGGCGGCCTCCACCGCTCTCCGACCCAGCGCGTGGTGTCCATCGTGTACTGGGCGCTGGTCCAGCCCACGGAAGCCGCGCTCGCCGACGAGTCCGAAAACGTCCGGTGGTTCCGCGCGGACCGCCTGGGAGACCTGGCCTTCGACCACAACGCGATCGTGGACTACGCCCTCGGGCGCCTGCGGAACAAGCTGGCCTATGGTTCGGTTGCCTACCACCTGCTGGGGGAGTACTTCACCCTGGCCCAGGTCCGGGAGGTCTACGAAGCCGTCCTTGACCGTGAGCTGGACCCGGCAAACTTCCGCCGCCAGCTCAAGTCCACGCCGGAAATCGAAGAAACCGGCGAATACCTGCAGGGCGGAAAACACCGACCTCCCCGCCTCTACCGCTTTACCGGCCGCCCCGGCCTTGACCCAGATAACAGGAGCACACCATGA
- a CDS encoding flavin reductase family protein — protein sequence MIAKPRPGEAPGAAANTSAPRAHHFRGSLGRFATGVAIVTFDGATKRHGITVNSFTSVSMEPPLVLVSIARTARAHDELAGRPFAVNILGAEQRYLATHFAGWPGPEPRWVEGGTAPRLAGVLAYFECRPWAEYDGGDHTLYLGEVVNFDYRSGDALAFANGSYTTIPESQLGMEDLL from the coding sequence ATGATTGCCAAGCCCCGCCCGGGGGAGGCACCCGGAGCCGCCGCCAATACGTCGGCTCCGAGGGCCCATCATTTTCGCGGGAGCCTGGGGAGGTTCGCCACCGGCGTCGCGATCGTGACCTTCGACGGCGCTACCAAGCGGCACGGCATCACCGTCAATTCGTTCACGTCCGTCTCGATGGAGCCGCCACTGGTCCTGGTGAGCATTGCCAGGACGGCCAGGGCGCACGACGAGCTCGCTGGCCGTCCCTTTGCGGTGAACATCCTGGGCGCCGAACAGCGCTACCTGGCCACGCATTTCGCCGGCTGGCCCGGGCCGGAACCCCGGTGGGTGGAAGGTGGCACGGCGCCGCGCCTCGCCGGAGTCCTTGCGTACTTCGAGTGCAGGCCCTGGGCTGAATACGACGGCGGAGACCACACCCTATATCTCGGGGAAGTGGTGAACTTCGACTACCGCAGCGGCGACGCCCTGGCGTTCGCGAACGGCAGCTACACCACCATCCCGGAAAGCCAGCTGGGCATGGAGGACCTGCTGTAG
- the hpaB gene encoding 4-hydroxyphenylacetate 3-monooxygenase, oxygenase component — MGIRTGRQYLDKLNAMTPHVVIDGEVVSEKIAEHPAFRNVARSYAKLFDMQHDPAHQEALTYTSPTTGDLVNASFLVPRTIEDLQRRRRAISTWAESSHGFLGRSGDYMNSSLTALSTAEKWFSQADPKFGENIRRYYEWARENDVLATHTLIPPQVNRSVSGSEQMGGQLSARIVEERDDGIVISGARMLATIAPIADELLVFPSTVLRGTPEDAPYSYAFAIPNDAPGLRYLCRASLYNGGSTHDEPLASRYEEMDAVAIFDNVFVPSERIFMLGHPQLCNAFYTETGAGALMTHQVVTRTIAKSEFFLGLASELAESIGIDGFQHIQEDIAELIIDVEIGKALVRASEADAGLNEAGVMLPKWTTLNAARNWYPKIAQRFPQIIRKFSASGLMALPGEADVNSEARADIEMYLQGKTLTGPERVRLFKLAFDASISGFSGRQSLYEYFFFGDPVRMAGALVNSYDREPVRARVREFLNRQD; from the coding sequence ATGGGCATCCGCACCGGCCGCCAGTACCTGGACAAACTTAACGCCATGACGCCCCACGTGGTGATCGACGGGGAAGTCGTCAGTGAAAAAATCGCCGAGCATCCCGCCTTCCGGAATGTGGCCAGGTCCTACGCCAAGCTCTTCGACATGCAGCACGACCCCGCCCACCAGGAAGCGCTGACGTACACCTCGCCCACCACCGGCGACCTGGTGAATGCGTCCTTCCTGGTTCCCAGGACCATCGAGGACCTGCAGCGCCGGCGCAGGGCCATTTCCACCTGGGCCGAATCCTCCCACGGCTTCCTTGGCCGCTCCGGGGACTACATGAATTCCTCCCTGACCGCGCTCAGCACCGCGGAAAAGTGGTTCTCGCAGGCCGACCCCAAATTCGGCGAGAACATCCGCAGATACTACGAATGGGCGCGGGAAAATGATGTCCTGGCCACGCACACGCTCATCCCGCCCCAGGTCAACCGCTCCGTCTCGGGCTCCGAGCAGATGGGTGGACAGTTGTCGGCGCGCATCGTCGAGGAGCGGGATGACGGCATTGTGATCAGCGGCGCCCGCATGCTGGCCACGATCGCTCCCATTGCCGACGAGCTCCTGGTGTTTCCGTCCACCGTGTTGCGGGGCACTCCGGAGGATGCCCCCTATTCCTACGCGTTCGCCATCCCCAATGATGCGCCGGGCCTGCGCTACCTCTGCCGCGCTTCGCTGTACAACGGCGGCAGCACGCATGACGAACCACTTGCCTCGCGCTATGAGGAAATGGACGCGGTGGCCATCTTCGACAACGTCTTCGTGCCAAGCGAGCGGATTTTCATGCTTGGCCATCCGCAGCTCTGTAACGCCTTTTATACGGAAACCGGCGCGGGCGCCCTCATGACTCACCAGGTGGTGACCCGGACCATCGCCAAAAGCGAGTTCTTCCTTGGCCTGGCATCAGAGCTGGCAGAGTCCATCGGAATCGACGGCTTCCAGCACATCCAGGAGGACATCGCGGAACTGATCATCGACGTCGAAATCGGCAAGGCGCTGGTCCGTGCGTCGGAGGCGGACGCCGGCCTCAACGAGGCCGGCGTCATGCTGCCCAAGTGGACCACGCTGAATGCCGCCAGGAACTGGTACCCCAAAATTGCCCAGCGCTTCCCGCAGATCATCCGGAAGTTTTCGGCGTCCGGGCTGATGGCATTACCCGGTGAGGCCGATGTCAACAGCGAGGCCAGGGCGGACATCGAGATGTACCTGCAAGGTAAGACACTCACCGGCCCGGAACGTGTCCGCCTGTTCAAGCTTGCCTTTGACGCCTCCATCTCAGGCTTCTCGGGCCGGCAGTCCCTTTACGAGTACTTTTTCTTCGGTGATCCCGTCCGAATGGCCGGTGCTCTGGTCAACAGCTACGACCGCGAGCCGGTACGGGCCAGGGTCCGCGAATTCCTCAATAGGCAGGACTGA
- a CDS encoding amino acid permease, which yields MTMKSTAERPSTSLGHSMKPRQLTMMGLGSAIGAGLFLGSGAGVQAAGPAVLISYLVAGTLIILVMWALGEMAAANPSSGAFSVYAEKAMGRTAGATVGWLWWLQLVVVIAAEALGAAGLLFTVWPVVPVWALSLVFMALFTAINLAGVNNFGEFEFWFAILKVAAILMFLGIGTALLLGLLPDAPSPGLGNITGDFAPAGLGGIATALFVVIFAFGGTEIVSVAAAETENPRHSVGLAIRTVLWRILVFYVGSVFVIAAVLPATSESLSSPFAGVLDAARIPGAGTAITLVAVIALLSALNANLYGSSRMIYSLAHRGEAPRFLSKLNKARVPMVAVGVSVAFGFFAAVLELLFPEQILPALFQLVGSTCLMVWGSALISQLILRRRADRDGTELPLRMKGFPGLTIFGLVLLALIFAVGFSGAESSRQLFSTIALVAGIAAACWFGAKVAASRQDTAGK from the coding sequence ATGACGATGAAGTCCACCGCAGAGCGCCCATCCACCTCGCTCGGCCACAGCATGAAACCCCGCCAGCTCACCATGATGGGGCTGGGAAGCGCTATCGGAGCCGGACTGTTCCTGGGCTCGGGGGCGGGCGTCCAGGCGGCAGGACCGGCCGTTCTGATCTCCTACCTCGTGGCCGGCACACTGATCATCCTGGTCATGTGGGCCCTGGGCGAGATGGCTGCAGCCAACCCGAGCAGCGGCGCGTTCTCCGTCTATGCGGAGAAGGCCATGGGCCGCACGGCAGGAGCAACCGTGGGCTGGCTGTGGTGGCTGCAGCTGGTGGTGGTCATTGCTGCCGAGGCACTTGGCGCAGCCGGCCTGCTGTTCACGGTGTGGCCCGTGGTTCCCGTCTGGGCGCTGTCCCTGGTCTTCATGGCCCTCTTTACCGCCATCAACCTGGCCGGCGTGAACAACTTTGGCGAATTCGAGTTCTGGTTCGCAATCCTCAAGGTGGCGGCAATCCTGATGTTCCTTGGCATCGGAACAGCCCTTCTCCTGGGCCTGCTGCCCGACGCACCAAGCCCGGGCCTGGGCAACATCACCGGCGACTTTGCGCCGGCAGGCCTCGGTGGAATTGCCACGGCGCTCTTTGTGGTCATCTTCGCCTTCGGCGGCACTGAGATCGTGAGCGTGGCTGCCGCTGAGACCGAGAACCCGCGCCACAGCGTGGGCCTGGCCATCCGCACGGTGCTTTGGCGAATCCTTGTGTTCTACGTCGGCTCTGTCTTCGTCATTGCCGCCGTCCTGCCTGCGACTTCCGAATCCCTGTCGTCACCGTTCGCCGGCGTTCTCGACGCCGCACGCATCCCGGGTGCGGGCACGGCCATCACCCTCGTGGCAGTCATCGCGCTACTGTCCGCCCTCAACGCCAATCTCTACGGCTCCTCCCGGATGATCTACTCCCTGGCCCACCGCGGCGAGGCTCCGCGCTTCCTATCGAAGCTGAACAAGGCCAGGGTGCCGATGGTTGCCGTGGGCGTATCCGTGGCCTTTGGCTTCTTTGCCGCCGTACTGGAGCTCCTTTTTCCCGAACAGATCCTGCCGGCGCTCTTCCAGCTGGTGGGCTCAACCTGCCTCATGGTCTGGGGATCCGCCCTCATCTCCCAGCTGATCCTGCGCCGCAGGGCGGACCGCGACGGCACCGAGCTTCCGCTGCGGATGAAGGGCTTCCCGGGCCTGACGATCTTCGGACTGGTCCTGCTGGCACTGATCTTCGCGGTCGGCTTCAGCGGCGCCGAGAGCAGCCGGCAGCTCTTCAGCACCATCGCCCTGGTTGCCGGGATTGCCGCCGCCTGCTGGTTCGGGGCAAAAGTGGCAGCGTCGCGCCAGGACACCGCAGGCAAGTAG
- a CDS encoding biotin/lipoyl-containing protein — MAEISFPLPDLGEGLIEATVLEWLVSPGDQVERNQPLVEVETTKSAVELPSPQAGKVVRIHGGPGDRINVGEPLIVFEVPDNTAGIVGTVPKEEAPKRRVRLSAVLDED; from the coding sequence GTGGCTGAAATTTCCTTCCCGCTTCCCGATCTCGGCGAGGGCCTGATCGAGGCGACCGTGCTTGAATGGCTGGTTTCACCCGGTGACCAGGTGGAGCGGAACCAGCCGCTCGTGGAGGTGGAGACCACCAAATCAGCTGTTGAACTGCCCAGTCCGCAGGCGGGTAAAGTGGTGCGTATCCACGGCGGGCCCGGTGACAGGATCAATGTCGGCGAGCCCCTGATTGTGTTTGAGGTACCGGACAACACCGCCGGTATCGTGGGCACGGTCCCGAAGGAAGAGGCACCGAAGCGCCGGGTCCGCCTGAGCGCCGTACTTGATGAGGACTGA
- the nadA gene encoding quinolinate synthase NadA translates to MSSVNTAIQLITREQAEQRAAGIAAGTATAAATCSPALARGPWDYDLAEALAGVPAYGPGASSADVAPAATPRQGQLPEEYKKASDAELDARIRAAKAALGDKAVILGHFYQRDEVIEYADFVGDSFQLANAALTRPDAEAIIFCGVHFMAETADILSKPDQAVILPNLAAGCSMADMADIDSVTECWEQLEELFGTEPDADGRVPVIPVTYMNSSAALKGFCGENGGIVCTSSNAATVLEWAFQRGQRVLFFPDQHLGRNTAKAMGVPMEQMPMWNPRKDLGGNDEQTLLDSRVILWHGFCSVHKRFNVGQIEKARVEFPGVNVIVHPECPMEVVDAADSAGSTDFIRKAIAAATEPTTFAIGTEINMVNRLAAEYPQHTIFCLDPVICPCSTMYRIHPGYLAWVLEALVNGETLNRITVDDDVAAPARVALERMLAARP, encoded by the coding sequence ATGAGCAGCGTCAACACGGCAATCCAGTTGATCACTCGCGAACAGGCCGAACAGCGGGCCGCAGGCATTGCGGCAGGAACCGCCACGGCCGCCGCCACCTGCAGCCCCGCACTGGCCCGCGGGCCGTGGGACTACGATCTCGCCGAAGCCCTCGCCGGTGTGCCCGCCTACGGTCCGGGCGCCTCAAGCGCCGACGTCGCCCCCGCCGCCACGCCGCGCCAGGGCCAGTTGCCGGAGGAATACAAGAAGGCCAGCGACGCCGAACTGGACGCCCGTATCCGGGCGGCCAAAGCTGCCCTCGGGGACAAGGCCGTCATCCTGGGGCACTTCTACCAGCGGGACGAGGTCATTGAATACGCCGACTTCGTGGGCGACTCCTTCCAGCTGGCCAACGCCGCGCTCACCAGGCCCGACGCCGAGGCCATCATCTTCTGCGGAGTCCACTTCATGGCCGAGACCGCGGACATCCTGTCCAAGCCGGACCAGGCGGTCATCCTGCCGAACCTCGCCGCGGGCTGCTCCATGGCGGACATGGCGGACATCGATTCCGTCACCGAGTGCTGGGAGCAGCTTGAGGAACTCTTCGGCACCGAGCCTGACGCCGACGGCCGGGTTCCGGTCATCCCGGTCACCTACATGAACTCCTCCGCCGCCCTCAAGGGCTTCTGTGGCGAGAACGGCGGCATCGTCTGCACGTCCTCCAATGCCGCCACGGTTCTCGAATGGGCCTTCCAGCGCGGCCAGCGGGTCCTCTTCTTCCCGGACCAGCACCTGGGCCGCAACACCGCCAAGGCCATGGGCGTGCCGATGGAGCAGATGCCCATGTGGAATCCGCGCAAGGACCTCGGAGGCAATGACGAACAGACCCTGCTCGATTCCCGCGTGATTCTCTGGCACGGCTTTTGCTCGGTGCACAAACGCTTCAACGTAGGGCAGATCGAGAAGGCCCGCGTCGAATTCCCGGGCGTCAACGTGATCGTGCACCCAGAGTGCCCCATGGAAGTTGTGGACGCCGCCGATTCCGCCGGTTCCACCGACTTCATCAGGAAGGCCATCGCGGCAGCCACGGAACCGACCACGTTTGCCATCGGCACCGAGATCAACATGGTCAACCGGCTCGCCGCGGAGTACCCCCAGCACACCATCTTCTGCCTGGACCCCGTGATTTGCCCGTGTTCCACCATGTACCGGATCCACCCGGGCTACCTCGCGTGGGTGCTGGAGGCGCTGGTCAACGGTGAAACCCTGAACCGCATCACCGTGGATGACGACGTCGCCGCCCCGGCGCGCGTGGCCCTTGAGCGGATGCTGGCGGCGCGGCCGTGA
- a CDS encoding MFS transporter, producing MTATSHVDSEAGPSSKHEERKVLAGTLVGTTIEWYDFFIFAQLTATLLSPLFLTPLQQSNPGLAQILSFALIGISFLFRPLGAIIAGHLGDRLGRKAMLVFTLVMMGAATALIGMLPTYNDIGVWAPILLILLRVIQGFSAGGEWGGAALMAVEHAPKSKRGLFGAYPQIGVPVGMILATGLLYFLNTGMSKADFASWGWRVPFLLSIVLIVVGYLIRRAVAESPVFQEMIERKEKAKAPLGQLIKFHKKSVLYSTMIFIGNNAAGYLLIAFFISYATKSLKMPVAEILLATTLASFGWLIFTLVGGWLSDKIGRVKTFLIGYGIVFAWMIPMFALIDTKNIMLYGVALFVLTVGLGLSYGPMSAMYAEMFPANVRYSGISIGYAFGAILGGAFAATIAETLLQSTKWTGSIGIYIMVLCVISAAGVLLAGETKGRPLGVSSHH from the coding sequence ATGACCGCAACTTCACACGTCGATTCAGAGGCGGGTCCCAGCAGCAAGCACGAGGAACGGAAAGTTCTCGCAGGCACGCTGGTAGGCACCACCATCGAGTGGTACGACTTCTTCATCTTCGCCCAGCTGACGGCAACGCTGCTGTCGCCGCTGTTTCTTACCCCGCTGCAGCAGTCCAACCCCGGCCTTGCGCAGATACTCTCCTTCGCGCTGATCGGCATCAGCTTCCTGTTCCGTCCGCTCGGCGCCATCATCGCCGGCCACCTCGGCGACCGTCTGGGCCGGAAGGCCATGCTGGTCTTCACGCTCGTCATGATGGGCGCAGCCACTGCCTTGATCGGCATGCTGCCCACCTACAACGACATCGGCGTCTGGGCTCCGATCCTGCTGATCCTGCTCCGCGTCATCCAGGGCTTCTCTGCCGGCGGTGAATGGGGCGGTGCTGCCCTGATGGCTGTGGAGCACGCTCCGAAGAGCAAGCGGGGCCTGTTCGGCGCCTACCCGCAGATCGGCGTTCCCGTCGGCATGATCCTGGCAACGGGCCTGCTGTACTTCCTCAACACCGGCATGTCCAAGGCAGACTTCGCCTCCTGGGGCTGGCGCGTGCCGTTCCTGCTGTCCATCGTGCTGATCGTCGTGGGCTACCTGATCCGCCGTGCGGTGGCCGAAAGCCCGGTCTTCCAGGAAATGATCGAACGCAAGGAGAAAGCCAAGGCTCCGCTCGGCCAGCTGATCAAGTTCCACAAGAAGTCCGTGCTCTACTCCACCATGATCTTCATCGGCAACAACGCAGCCGGCTACCTGCTGATCGCCTTCTTCATCTCCTACGCCACCAAGTCATTGAAGATGCCGGTCGCGGAGATCCTCCTCGCCACCACGCTCGCATCCTTCGGCTGGCTGATCTTCACCCTGGTGGGAGGCTGGCTCTCCGACAAGATCGGACGGGTCAAGACCTTCCTCATCGGCTACGGCATCGTGTTCGCCTGGATGATTCCCATGTTCGCCCTGATCGACACCAAGAACATCATGCTTTACGGCGTGGCACTCTTCGTGCTGACCGTCGGCCTGGGGCTGTCCTACGGCCCGATGTCCGCCATGTACGCCGAGATGTTCCCAGCCAACGTCCGTTACTCAGGCATCTCCATCGGCTACGCGTTCGGTGCGATTCTGGGCGGTGCGTTCGCCGCCACCATCGCGGAGACGCTCCTGCAGAGCACCAAGTGGACCGGCTCGATCGGCATCTACATCATGGTCCTCTGCGTCATTTCCGCAGCCGGTGTACTCCTTGCCGGGGAAACCAAGGGCCGCCCTCTGGGCGTCAGCAGCCACCACTAA